CGTCGGCGCCCTGCGGCAGCTGATCGAGCCCGAGGACCGTCGCGTCCAGGCCGCGGCCTTCTTCCTCGCCTTCGGAGGCTGCACGGTGCTCAACGGCACCGCGCTGAACCGATCCGTCAATCCAGAGCACTTATTCGCGGGGTTGTTTATGTTCAACATCGGCGCGGCAATGGCGATTCTCAcgctcgccggcggtggcgccgggagGGCAGCGGATCGAATGGAGAGGTTTCTCAGGGGCTTCTTCTAGTTCGTATCGATCGCTGCCTGTAGTCCTGTACATGTGTTCTCCTATGTTCGTTTCTACTTTCTGGTGCTTGTTGGGTCTTCGGAGGGAGTGGTGTATGTGGATGTGCAGTGTGACATAATGTGTGTATATCAGTGTATGTCTTTTACCAAATAAATGAGGAATTGATAATGGTGTGATAATTAATGCTATTTTTTCAATCTGTCAGTGATATATTATCGAATTTATTTTCCCTTTGAGCTTTAATTTATGCTGATCCTCCCTCCATTTTGATCAGTGATATAATATGTGCTTTTGATGATTCAATGATATATGTATGATGTAGTAGCAGCTGGGTCCTGCCTTGGGCTGATTCACTATGTTTTTATAATCATACAGATGTACTCTGTGTAAAAGAAAGCCCATttgatcattttttttcttctaatggAAAAAAGACAGTCATTTCGTGACTGTATGGCCCTAAGCTAATAAAACAAGCAATTCTTTGCAGATGGTGGCATCGTAGACAGGGAGCAGGCTGGCTTTAAGGAGACGAGTACAGCACGAATGCAGCCTGATCATAGCCTCACAAACTGGCCTGTGCATTATCAAAATGCATATAGGATATGCCATATGGACTTTAGCAACCAGTAACCAGATCTCCAAGAGAGCCACCAGTAATGTATTGATGTAGGTGAGTACAAATGCCATCTTTTTTATGCCTTTTTTTTGGGAGGCAAGTAACAGTGCCATTGCTATGTCGGTAATGTTATTTTTAGCAACGAATTTGATCGTATCTAAACTATGGCTACCGTTTACTCCAATACTCCGTATAcggtagtagtagtagcagcacCTAGTTAATTGTCAGGTTACACTACTATCACAACCTAGTAATGCAGCTACTACTTGTACGTCAGGCAGTACTATTAACAAGTTAATATCAGTAATTTGGAGCTTAAACCTGATACTTTGTAATAAGATAGAGTATTCCTAAATCATGAATAACAAAACACATTATATCGTGAAATGAGAATCGTATTATATTGAGTTGATCATGCGAAATGTTCAGTTTTTCCACTTAAATACACCAGATTTACCACTGTAAAGACGTAGGAGTAAATTTCAGGATTTGCCACTACTTTTGTCTCATTGACATCATCCCCTGATCCATAAGCTAGTAATCAATGCACGGAGTAGCAAATCAGATCCCTGAAGCATGAATCTTTGAGTTTATGTGCATCAACATGTTTCAAAATGAAGATAAATATATTAGATCACACAGTGATATCCTGGGGTAGAGGTAATTCCAATTTTTCGGAGGTGGCTCTTAGCACATGTGGGAATAATTCGAATTTGAGGGCCCCAAAAGAAGTTCGCAAGCCTCATGCTTGTGAACaattattagttttttattggtaattttttttatcttcttgAAAGAGGAAAGTGACggatattaaaaaaaaagaatccccTGCCTTTCCTTTGGCCATCCCGATGGTTGAGATTAATTATATACTGCTAAAGACTTCACTAGTGGTATGGGTAGTATGGATGAGTAGTATATGTGGTACAAGGGTATTATGGGAAAAAGAATATAAATAGCATAtgcataatatattttttcttattctttgaGATGGTAATACATTTCTCATTTGATAAGATTGCAATGACCCATCAATATTTAGTactaactagtccatcaactcgtgctcccacacgggctaatatttttataagcaattggatttgaaaattatttagaaattaaactcttagctaataatcaaaattgtctacctactactctcttatttttccaatacttcaacataatacttatatagatatgtacctatctttgtccaattatgattgatttttaattaataattactctatgcactttttcatccatatccatactttttccattttgtatcacacctccaatcctctatacattatgtttagcatacaaatcaatatttttcatcgattccacacacacatgtataaatggtctaaatggtggcacacatcatgtgtatatactttaacttagtatttttatattaataatgacataaataggtaatttagaatcatatattagtttactttttgacatttctgtatgatgcacatgaaaataattagattaagatttaggtatttactttaggttatttttaataacgacatacatgggtaacatagataaaattttagaatgacatttaaGTTATgattttataatgatgtgtattagtaaattggatgaagattatgtggttactttagattatgttttataatagctgagctcggtaatttagatataggtttagagctcatttttgaatattttcacaatgacagtggtggataactttttagaaaatataatagatcaatggctatgattattagagtttacataattgatgtttgatgtttttaatttttatgagaatttctctcttttttctagcttgtctcgtgggaatgtggagtctccaatggaaaaaaaaagagactacattgctacaaaactattaccataagctacctctagtttgttaaatattcgaacacaatatatatatagatatatacttaatatcttcatccaattatgatagattttagttagtaattactctataatattttcatccacatttataatctttaactttccaCTTTGGATCGCATGTAtgggcttgaatttgtttaatgaaccctaagtttgagatagaATTTTAGCGTAGAAATGTATATTtccatcactttatatccttataaatggtgatacacatcatgcgtatagaccttaattattatattgtaTACCAacagtgcaagatatagacgatttagaatcatatattgttgtatatttttaattaaggttatttgattcaaatgtagcgttacctcatgttatttttaataatagtaGGTGTGGGTAATattgatgcaaatttaaggattaCTTTAAGgtttttaagtttttaagtaacAGTGGTAGGctattcagttgcaaattaggggtttattttaaatattgtttataatggcataagtgggtaattttgatgaagattagggggttactttagtttattttatataatggcagaggtgggtaatttatatatagatttagggggttactttacgctattttcataatggcataggtgagtaatttttttagaaaatataatagatccaatagctatgatgatttgaatctgtcgattgatggttggatattttgcttttttgtgagaatttctaggatttctctctttttctagagtgtccacctaggaatcctaggtggcttcatctggagacttcaaaaggagcctccaattagtaatagtaagattacTAAATTAGCCTTTCTCTATACTATATATCACCGAgtggtagtattgtgtaccgtaaaaaagttcaaagctatgtacctagaaaagccaaaacaaatagtaatttgggacggagggaataatTTGTTAAAATTGTTGAGAAAGATAATATTGAAAATTGTCCGTTACTCAAGGAATGCTATGAACTACTAAAATAAGGCTACTCATAAGATACCTGTGGGGAAGAAGATTGTAACTCTTGTCGTGTTAACCTTCAGTCTGTTCATATGAAACTTTGAAAAAGGCAGCTCTTATGAGCCGTCCAACCACCCCGTCAACGGTCATTGACGACCCACCCAGTAGTCTGGCCTGGTACAGGCTACCTTGCTCAGTGTATATATTGTACTACTTACATTCCACGTGGACAACTTATTTCAATTTTCCTCATTCTGTATTTGCTTTAGTTGTTCTTGCACGCATTCGCTAACATACTATCTCATTTCTTATCTGAATTGACAAGCCGATAATATAATGTAGTAATAAGGGACGACAAATGGAGGACGAAAGCGACAGACTGACGATGAAAACGACGTGCTAATAAAACCTGTCACTGTATTTTACTAAAGAAAGAGTAATTCAGTCGCTAACCACTGGACACAATTGGCAAAACACAATCAAAGTCAGTTCCAGTCGCCGTCTCTGCTGATAGCTACCCATTGATGAAACTATTGcgttttgttttggttttgtttcagaggatggagccatggaggggGCGACACGCGTGGTGCAGGCGTGCAGCTCAAAGATGGGTTTGCTAACACGCACAaccatgccaaaaaaaaaagacgtaCGTGCAGGTCCATGCAGTACGTGCAGACCAAATAAAGTCCAAAACGACTCACTGCATGCAAATACTACGGCCCTAGCTACAGTGCTACACACCAGCGCGTCCGCACCGCGTCCATCGCGCGTCCCAACGCGTCCGCTCGTGCCCCTGCagcctttcttttatttccaCGAATAAGCGCTAGGGCAGTGCCGGAATTTCATTAGGGGATTAGTAAGGAAATTTACAGAGATGCCCTTGGTCCTACTCCTACCCTCCCTCGGCTTGTCTCTCTGGAGGGGCAGCTGCATGCAGTAGCCATCATCGTCTTCATCCCCTAGCAGCTAGCTGCCTAGCCGCTGTAGATCCGCTCCACTGACGCAGTTTGCTGGTCGCCCAAATTTGTCGATCGATATCCTGATCTCTCGTCTATGCGTCGCGTTAGCTTCTGGGATTCGATCGATCTGGTGCGGTGAGTTCTTGCTATCCTCTCTTCCCAATTTCACTTCTTCTCCCCAGAGTCTAGTCTATCCCGGCCCTAACGAATTTAATTCTGCTCCCTAACCAATCGCAGAGCGGAAGAAGCTAGCTAGGGGTTTCGCTGCGAACGCGCGCGATCGAGACGTACCACGGCTAGCTCCGAGCTGGATCATCGAGAAATGGTGAGCCAGACTGCAATCGAGCACCTTAATTCATCCTACCAACGGCTTCCCGATTACACGAACCTTATGCCTTTTCGttttctcttcctttcttctgtGTTTatggggaggtggtggagcaggCGACGGACATGGCGGTGGACTTGGAGAAGGGGACCGAGGAGACCATGGGTGCTCTGGATGCTCAACTTCCGGTTCCGGCCATGGCCGGAGGTGGAGAAAAGGAGCTTCTGAGTGGGGATCTGAGACGCCTACTGCcggtactctctctctctctctctctctctctctctctctctctctctctctctctctctctctctctctctctctctctctctctctctctctctccctctctccctctctctctctctccctctctccctctctccctccctccctccctctctccctctccctctccctccctctccctctcccccccccccctcctcacCCTTTCTGACCTAATCAATTCAGGAGATTGTTCGTGTTTCTGCTAATTAGGCTCAATCCTTATGTATTTTCTTTTCCATTCGCTTTTTGCTTTTTCTTCTTCGTTTGTTTAGGCGAAGCACATGCCGGACTTGGAGAAGGGCATGGATACTCACGCAGGTCAAGTTCAAGCAATGGCCGAAGATGAAGAACAAGAACATCTGATTCTTAAGGATCTGAGATATCACCAGGTAATTTCCTCTTTAGTTCATGCGTTCACAAGACCTCACTCCTCCccctccttttcctttcctgGTTCTCCCTGTGTGATTTCAAAATTTGATCAACGATCTTGTTTTAAAAGGGGTGGATTTACCGACATGATGCCCAACTCAATTTTCCAATGTAACCTTTTTTTCTGGACGATTCTCTCATATCAGTTTAATTTTACCAGTCCTTCCAGCAAACATCAATAGTAGTTGTTGTAAACGGTGGGAGGAAGATTGGATCTGACTTCATTCTTTACGTAATTCTACTAGTCCATCTTACCATATTTCAATAGGCAATTCAATCAAGCTAAGAAAATTTCAATACTAGTGTTTCTATCGGTATCATTAGGCTACAGATTTCTAGTGTTTCTATCAATATCATCGGGATACACTATGACATGACTGCATCATCGTGAGAGTGTTTCCTTCACGAAAATGACAATTTTCATGAGAGTTGTTAATTACTCTCACGAAAATAGCATGCCCCTCACGAAATCTCCGTTTTCTGGTAGTGAtaggcgatccggatcaatccTCACAAGCATGTTAGATTATGCATGCATGTAATTTGCTTAATTTTCTGTCACTTATTGAACCACTCCGTGTACAGTTAGTTATTAAGCACTAGAACATCAACCTTCAAGGCTTCAATAATGTGCATACGTCAAAGTCAACATATCATTTAGGCAGCTTGATTGACATGATTAACTAGAGCTGATCGTGTTTAAATACAGGAACACATACTGCATTTAACTTGTAACAATCTTGATCGATCCACATTTTTCAGTATATAAACGGACGCCTTTTGTGTGCACAGGTGACACTTAAAAACCCTCGATCGATATCCATGATTCCATATTTTAAATGCCTTCCTAGTTACCATGATAATGAGAATAGTATGCATGTCTGACATGTTCCCCTTTTCTACCACATTCTTCTGCATGAGCAGGTTGAGGGGGGTGCAGTAGCTGGCAAGATGAACCCTTGCAAGAAGAAGTGGCTCCCATACTACTGGCTCCTCGTCGCTGCTGCTTCTGTGATTGTTCTCAACAACCACATCCACGCTGCCCCAAAGGACCAGCTGTTCCCTCCAGAGCTTGCCATGTTCACTGTGCTCCTGTGTGCAATCTGCCTCATTCTTCTCTCCATGAAGCAGATGGTGTGAGAGTGCATTGATCGCGTTCATGCCTAGCTAGCTTACCTTCCGATCCAGAGACCCAACTCTTAGTATCCGTGCTGCAACATGCATGGTAGAACGGTTTCAGCTTACATGTGCCTGAACAAAGCTGTATGTGTGTAATAATTCCAGGATATGTTGGACTACTGAATGCCGAGGAGCACCTGGGGCTCAATCTTTTTGTTGTGAATTTGCGCGTACCTTTCCGACATGCGGTTTACTGTTTGGCAAGATCGTGATTACTCTTAACTATGTTTGACCTATGTTTCATGTGATTGTGCTCAACGGGGTTGCAATGATTTTTGATACTATGCAGGGTTTACAAACAGCATCTGAGTATTTGACTAGTGTAATTGTGGCTATTTATAGTTGTAACCACTCGTATTTGGGATTCCATTACAAGTTACAACAATTGACGCTGTTTGTAATTTACTTTATTGTAAATCGTAACAATAGTCGGTCCAACTATATATTGCAATAATAATGAAGTACAAGTCGTTACCTGCAAGCtagctccttttttttttttgaagcggtTAATAATCTGCAAGCTCTTATCATGAGGAACTATAAAAATGGATATTCTGCTTAAAAAGAGAGAAAGCGTTCAAATCTGGTACCGATCCCCATTATTTGGAGTTGAGTGATGCTTTACGCCTTGCTACCCTACCCAAGTACCCAAAACCACGCAGCCTAGACCAACCATACTAGCTCGTAGTGTGTGGCTAGACCCTGGCTGCCGAGGTACTATACTTTCACTGCACTTGGACTATAGTTTCAGCATTTTTCTTCAGTCAATCCTTCTAGgtgtttcctttgttttttccGGAGATCTTTCGGAAGATACGGTAAACAAACTTCAGTTGACTAGTGAACACAAGCAGGAGACCAAATTAAAGGACGAAGGAGGACGAGTGGACGACAGCAGATTAATCATTGGGATAAGGTTCGGCAGCTTAGTCCTTTGAACGACTGCTGAATGGAATATACTTATATAAATGAAGCTGTTTTACTCTTGGTTTGATCCGTATGTACTACGTATGAGCCAGACGAGTGATTTTTTTTGAGCAATCTagaaggtatatatatatcagcTGGCTCCTCCAATGCGTGTCATAATTTTTTCTTATCAGAGAGAAGAAATTAAATGCGACGCTCAACATACCCGGGGAAGAATCAAATTAATTAGAGTGTGACTGAACCAGTACAGAGAGTCACTGTATTGATGTGGACTCTATAGTTGACCAATTAATTTAAACCAACAGGAATGGAGTACATGGATTCAGTGAAGTATTGTATAGTACGGATGAGGTCTGACGAACCACTAGAAACAGTTGATGATAATACTGCTCTTGATAAATAATTATTAATGCTGCAATCAGAAAAATCATGCACTTTTGTCACAGGTTTACAGCTAAGAgaataaactcagcttttcatTAAATTTCAGGGGAAAAGATCAATTCAGCACAGGTAGAGAAGAGATCTTTCATCCAACGTTTTTCGTCCCGGTTATCTTTGGACCCTGAACtaaagggtctttagtcccaggccAAAAGGCCACTACCGACAGCCACCTTCGacgggctctttagtcccggttggtaatatcaaccgggactaaagagccccatttagtcccgattataatggagggaatctggtggggcgtttagtcccgattgaaaataccaactgggactaaaggcccccgcaccaaccgggactagaggtctttagtcccggttggtaacaccaactgggattaaacACCCAATCAGGGCCTTTTCACGCGGCCCCCCTAACTCTAtccaccttatctcctcctctcccttccttatCTCAACCGCACGAaggtagctcctcctcctcctcctctcccattcTTCCAGGTGAGCGGCCggcacgggcgggcgggcgcgggcagcGGGCGGGTGGCGTGGGCGGCTGGCCAGGCCGGCGCGGGTGGCccatttttttaacctttttagtcccagttggtaacaccaaccgagactaaagtcTCAAcagattagtcccggttggattttcgagacctATATatctctccaaccgggactaaatgtgaTTTTTCCACCACTGCAAGCACTGCTAGCTGGTCCGTTGATGATGCGGCAGGGTAAAGCACTTGAGGTACGtatccatgcatgcatttgcATGGGCTGCTATTTTCAAAGATTCTCGTAAGGCACCGAGCAGTGGGTCTCACCGGCCGCTTCTTTTCACGATACGACCCAGGCATCATGAGCAAATTACTTGGGGTGATGAAGGACCTCTGAAGTGATAGGGATATATAGCGTGGAGACTAGAGAGTTAAGCAGGGAAAGCTTCTCCCATCCTGTTACTTCTCCACTCCTCATCTCTCATGCTCcggaaaaatgcaaaaccacatgTACATATGACCATATAGCTTATCTCGACCATTGATTTCTCTCCATCCAACTGCTTGAGCCACTACCTACCCCATGTACTTCTTATCTACCCATGATCCATCTCATCAGTGATTCAAAAATGAATGGCTTGAATAACTCATGTGATCACATGTATACATGAAAAATCCATATTCCTTTGCCCGACCCtcttccattttcttttccattGGAGAGAACAGATGGAGAAGCTCGCCTAGAGGAGAAGGAATAGAGTAGACATGCAGGTTGCAGGCTAGCTACTCGTTTGTAAgtcatcttcctccatttgctTGGTAGATTTTCAGATGAAGGAGATGGTGGGAACAGGGGAAGTTTGTTGTATtcctcatctccctcctccAGCTCAATTGGTGAGCGCTAGAGATGAAGAGAAGGGATTGCATCTGGCAGATTAGCTCCTCGTATCTGCAGTACGAAAGAAACAGATTTCTTTATTCTCTAATCTCTATTGCTGTATTGCATCAGCAGTTCATCAGCACTTCCTTCCAAAAGTTGTGCATGCATCACCCTTCTTTGATTTATCCCTTGTCCTCGATCACACACCTGCAAAGATATGGATAGTGAACCCATCACGGCATCTTCTCTTTAATTGTTGATAGATTTATCATGTTCATATCTAGAAACTCAGATATaatttaatggatatttaattAGTGTGATACATGCATATATACTACTGCAGCTGTAGCTGCAAAAGATGGAGAATCCTCAGAAAAACACCATGGAAGGTGGAAGTAATGCTCTTGTTCCAGACTGTGATATAGAAAGGGGGATTttcccaccaactccaccagtTGAGGTAGGGATTAAATCCTtaatttctactccctccgtcccaaattactattcattttgtcttttctaagtacatagcttttgctatatatctagacataatatttatctaggtgcatagcaaaagctatgtattaaaaaagccaaaacgaatagtaatttaggatggagggagtatatctttATTTCCGGTACAAGGATGAAAATTAAAGTACTCTGTCCCATGTGCCAACCACGAAGTCATGCACTTGTCATAACCCAAAACTACCATTTTGTAAACTCAACTCTGCATCATCTTTGCTTCATTTACTTTTTTCTGTGTTTGTTAGGTattttatatataaataaatctTTTTGCTCATACGATGTCTGATACTATTTATATAGAGTGAATTCCCTCGCCATTGAAAATTATACTGCTTCCCTCATTGCCATCGAAATTCTTCAAGTTCCTCCACTGTCACTACTTCAATTTTACAATTCCCTCACTGTC
Above is a genomic segment from Setaria viridis chromosome 4, Setaria_viridis_v4.0, whole genome shotgun sequence containing:
- the LOC117852589 gene encoding uncharacterized protein isoform X2, with the protein product MVVEQATDMAVDLEKGTEETMGALDAQLPVPAMAGGGEKELLSGDLRRLLPAKHMPDLEKGMDTHAGQVQAMAEDEEQEHLILKDLRYHQVEGGAVAGKMNPCKKKWLPYYWLLVAAASVIVLNNHIHAAPKDQLFPPELAMFTVLLCAICLILLSMKQMV
- the LOC117852589 gene encoding uncharacterized protein isoform X3 — translated: MATDMAVDLEKGTEETMGALDAQLPVPAMAGGGEKELLSGDLRRLLPAKHMPDLEKGMDTHAGQVQAMAEDEEQEHLILKDLRYHQVEGGAVAGKMNPCKKKWLPYYWLLVAAASVIVLNNHIHAAPKDQLFPPELAMFTVLLCAICLILLSMKQMV